The Deltaproteobacteria bacterium genome has a window encoding:
- a CDS encoding DUF2157 domain-containing protein yields MSTRLNRAIRGELHRLVALKILNFEELQKIAPRYPVTAWNLTSLVRWFTILGAVCFGAGLLILVPQVVKLQNAVDVGLALATAGFVAGGLWLERRRGLAKTGAALQLLGSFSLQGLIVALAIRFSTGSDNWPALVGVCAGATALLAYALGSRLVLIHALVNAYTAFGGETGYMSGWGAYWMKMDYPTRFLAAGLVALGMGWVHARYVPGVRQGFSRVYAHFGLLVLNLALWFFSLFGFYDGPSYSWSEHDASRLVFTALWLALSLAALFGGSKYGFRMARGYGLTFLIINIYTFYFQFIVANSGALWFIHMLLVGGSMVGLGVWLERRFSSRREAKAEPQVAG; encoded by the coding sequence ATGAGCACGCGCCTGAACCGCGCCATCCGCGGCGAGCTGCATCGCTTGGTGGCGCTGAAGATCCTCAACTTCGAGGAACTGCAGAAGATCGCGCCGCGGTATCCGGTCACGGCCTGGAACCTCACCTCGCTGGTGCGCTGGTTCACCATCCTCGGCGCGGTGTGCTTCGGCGCGGGGCTGCTCATCCTGGTGCCGCAGGTGGTGAAGCTGCAGAACGCCGTCGACGTGGGGCTCGCGTTGGCGACGGCGGGCTTCGTCGCGGGCGGGCTGTGGCTGGAGCGGCGTCGCGGGCTGGCGAAGACCGGCGCGGCGCTGCAGCTGCTGGGGAGCTTCTCGCTTCAGGGCTTGATCGTGGCGCTGGCGATTCGCTTCTCGACGGGGAGCGACAACTGGCCGGCGCTGGTGGGCGTCTGCGCGGGCGCGACGGCGCTGCTGGCGTACGCGCTGGGCTCGCGGCTGGTGCTCATCCACGCGCTGGTGAATGCGTACACCGCGTTCGGCGGCGAGACCGGGTACATGTCGGGCTGGGGCGCGTACTGGATGAAGATGGACTACCCGACGCGCTTCCTCGCCGCCGGCCTGGTCGCGCTGGGGATGGGCTGGGTTCACGCGAGGTACGTGCCCGGCGTGCGCCAGGGCTTCTCGCGGGTGTACGCGCACTTTGGCTTGCTGGTGCTGAACCTGGCGCTGTGGTTCTTCTCGCTCTTCGGCTTCTACGACGGCCCCAGCTACAGCTGGTCGGAGCACGACGCGTCGCGATTGGTGTTCACGGCGCTCTGGCTGGCGCTCTCGCTGGCCGCGCTCTTCGGCGGATCGAAGTACGGCTTCCGGATGGCGCGGGGCTACGGGCTGACATTTTTGATCATCAATATCTATACTTTTTATTTTCAATTCATCGTCGCCAACAGCGGGGCGCTGTGGTTCATCCACATGCTCCTCGTGGGCGGGAGCATGGTCGGGCTGGGCGTGTGGCTGGAGCGGCGGTTCTCGTCGCGACGCGAGGCGAAGGCCGAGCCGCAGGTCGCGGGATGA
- a CDS encoding ATP-grasp domain-containing protein → MFKKILIANRGEIARRINQVAHQNGIETVAVYSDADEKLPFVRECDQRIRLGTAQAADSYLNIEKVVAAAKEAKAEAVHPGYGFLSENGNFARACEEAGITFIGPPVEAMARMKDKSQARALVSAAGVPVVPGSDGTVSDLKAAQEAAERIGYPVLIKAAGGGGGIGMQVAKDVGELEKQLRAASDRAKSAFGREAVYLERYLPAPRHVEVQILGDRHGNLIHCFERECSIQRRHQKVVEESPSPLFIDGKNADLAQRMYAAAVTAAKSFGYANAGTCEFLVQGDEFFFIEMNARLQVEHPVTEKVTGLDLITWQLKIAAGEKLTVHQDQLKRQGAALELRIYAEDPVKFFPSPGPLNVFKLPELDGVRVDSGYEQGGTVTPYYDPMIAKLIAWGSDRPAAISRALEALGKFEVVGIKTNIPLHQRILNSRSYQDGELDTHFLEKHAKP, encoded by the coding sequence ATGTTCAAGAAAATCCTCATCGCCAACCGCGGCGAGATCGCGCGCCGGATCAACCAGGTCGCGCACCAGAACGGCATCGAGACCGTCGCCGTGTACTCCGACGCCGACGAGAAGCTGCCCTTCGTCCGCGAGTGCGACCAGCGCATCCGGCTCGGCACGGCCCAGGCCGCCGACTCGTACCTGAACATCGAGAAGGTCGTCGCCGCGGCGAAAGAGGCCAAGGCCGAGGCCGTGCACCCGGGCTACGGCTTCCTCTCCGAGAACGGCAACTTCGCCCGCGCGTGCGAAGAAGCGGGCATCACCTTCATTGGCCCGCCGGTCGAGGCCATGGCGCGCATGAAGGACAAGTCGCAGGCGCGCGCGCTCGTGAGCGCGGCCGGCGTCCCGGTCGTGCCCGGCTCCGACGGCACCGTGTCCGACCTCAAGGCCGCGCAGGAAGCGGCGGAGCGCATCGGCTATCCCGTGCTCATCAAGGCCGCGGGCGGCGGCGGCGGCATCGGCATGCAGGTCGCGAAGGACGTGGGCGAGTTGGAGAAGCAGCTCCGCGCCGCGAGCGATCGCGCCAAGAGCGCGTTCGGCCGCGAGGCCGTGTACCTCGAGCGCTACCTGCCCGCGCCGCGACACGTGGAGGTCCAGATCCTCGGCGATCGCCACGGCAACTTGATCCACTGCTTCGAGCGCGAGTGCAGCATCCAGCGCCGGCACCAGAAGGTCGTCGAGGAGAGCCCGTCGCCGCTGTTCATCGACGGCAAGAACGCCGACCTCGCCCAGCGGATGTACGCCGCGGCCGTCACGGCGGCGAAGAGCTTCGGTTATGCGAACGCCGGGACGTGTGAGTTCCTGGTGCAGGGCGACGAGTTCTTCTTCATCGAGATGAACGCGCGCCTGCAGGTGGAGCACCCGGTGACGGAGAAGGTCACCGGGCTGGACCTCATCACCTGGCAGCTCAAGATCGCCGCGGGTGAGAAGCTCACGGTTCACCAGGACCAGCTGAAGCGTCAGGGCGCAGCGCTCGAGCTGCGCATCTACGCCGAGGATCCGGTGAAGTTCTTCCCCTCGCCCGGGCCGCTGAACGTGTTCAAGCTGCCCGAGCTCGACGGCGTCCGCGTGGACTCCGGCTACGAGCAGGGCGGCACGGTCACGCCGTACTACGACCCGATGATCGCCAAGCTCATCGCCTGGGGCAGCGACCGTCCGGCGGCGATCTCTCGCGCGCTCGAGGCGCTGGGCAAGTTCGAGGTCGTGGGCATCAAGACGAACATCCCCCTGCACCAGCGCATCCTGAATTCGCGCTCGTACCAGGACGGCGAGCTCGACACGCACTTCCTCGAGAAGCACGCCAAGCCGTAG